GGCGGATATTCGTGAAAATTTTCAAGGCCTGGCAGGACGCATCTGATAATCCCTGCCTGGCCGGGCATCGAGCAAGGGAGCGTTGCGCGCAACGTGCACGAGGGTGTATTAAGTGCGCGTCCCTATATAGCTCATTCGACGCAATCGCGATGGTAGATAAGGCCTGTCACGATCTCGCGACGGGGAGCTCCGCGCTCCTTCCTTTTCCTCCGTTCATTATACAAACGCGATGGTTTACGCCCGGAACTCGCTTAGCGTCTGTTCCGTCTTCGCCACGGACGATCAACGATCACGGGGACGAAGAGGACGACGACGTCGTCGTCGCTGTGATTCATCGCGATATCTCCGATTTATCTCGCGCGACACGCTTCCCGAACACCGGCTAAAATTCGTTCGACGTATTCGACGCGGCGATGGAACGTTGCCGAGTGACTAATGGTCCATTACGCGGCCAAATTGTTTTATTCTCCATCCGTTGCGATCGAGCAATTTCGctggaaaaaattttcgcgagatCGTTAACCGACCGAACGGAACGTAAACATCCTCGGTGAAATGCGGGCGTTAAGAGAAAGAGCGAATTTACCCGAGAATCGAGCTATCCCACGCGCATCCTCCATCTATCATCGGTGCTTTTAATACGAAAAACATGACTGGCTGATGTAGACGAGATTCCTTCGGCTGTACTTTGCCAGCGTTGTTTCCTTCGACGCATCCTCGGCCAATGTTTTCGTCGTTTGGTCGCGTCTGCACGTGGCACGCGCGAATATCGCCCAATGAAACGTCGATTTCCGGCAAACCGTCGGCTCTGCAAGCCCGGCGAATGCTCGAGAAATTGCATCCCTTCGGATTCGCAGATTTTATCGCGACCGAGCAGCGGCCGATCGGATATCGCTTCGACGGATTAATCTGAAAAATACACGCTCGATTCGCCGGTACAAGCTGTGTTGTCGGCTGGTGTAGGGGTGTAGAACGGCGCGAAGCCATAATGAACCCGAAACAGGCCAGGCGCCAGTTTCACGCGCGTGATAATACGTGGAATGACGGGGCAGTCTCGCAGGACAATCGTACAAGCCTGTCGGGTGTCGAAACGCAATTCATCATGTAGCTCGCCCCTGAAGAACAGAAGGAAGGGAACGACGAAGAGTCGGAACGCGGGAACGAAGGGAAAGACAGGAAAGCGCGGCGCGGAGAGCGAGGAAacggagaagaaggagaagagagGACTAACGAGCGAgggaagatagagagagagagagagagagagagagagagagagagagagcgagagagagagagagagagagggggaaaaAAGGGAAGAAAAACGGCCGCAGGCCCCGTGGTAGGTACCCTTGCACGCACTCGACGCATCAATCTTCTTTGCCAACAATGTTCGCGTAAATTACCCTCATCGATATCAAAGTGACGAGGGTGGCAGGCTGGCGTCGGCGCTAGCGTCGACGTTGCCGGCGGAAGAGGCCAGCCCTTATCTCGCGCCAgtcagaaaatcgagtttacaaAGATTCGATCGAGGAGCAGAGAAGGCTCTCACGAAGCCCGAGGAACGTCACTCGGTACCACCAGGCTTCCTCCGCGTGTTCGCCGATTCCGTCCAGGGAATTCCGTTTCTCCTCGCGTCTCCGCGAGGCGGACAACCTCGCGTGTAAAATCGGTGAAAAGGGTCAGGCGTGGTGGAGATCGGGAAACAATGAGAAGAGATACCGCCGCGATACACGTTTCTTCGTGCTTTACGATTCCCGACCCGCTTCGGCTCGTCATACCTTCGCGAGCTAGACGTTACCGGCCCGCTCCGAGTCCGGCCGAGTATACCTGCGTCGATTATTGCCCGTTTAGAAATTCCACCGTCGACCGGAGAAACCGATCCCTGGCcgaccgacgccgacgccgccgcCGAGTCCGGGGAATCGCAATTAGCCTGTCCGATCCTTTTCGGTGTTAACCTCTGACTCTGGCCGTGCTTCTTCTTCCCTTCGAAACTCGCGCAGCGTTTTACCGGAATTCGCTCGCGTGCCTGCGTTCACTTTCCATCCCAATTACTCCGCGGTTAGGCCTCTTGGTACCCGCCACTTTATCTCGAGGTTGGCGATATCCGTATCGAAGCGTGGTTGCTGCGGCAGAAATTGCCCCTGCCGCTGATAAAGGCCGGGGCAACGAGATTAGGAAAAATCGCGGGAAACACGCGAAGGAATCGGCGGGAAAGGCGCACGGTGATGGGCGTGCGGCGTGGCAGACCGTTCGGACAGCGCGATCGGGCCATAAATTACCGGTGATACGTCGGATCGGTGGCAGCTAGGCCAGCTCGAGCGTGCTTCCGATACGTACGGCCGCTTCGGGCCAGAGGCACGCTCTTAAATTTCCCTCGGACGCGTCCGGACGCCTTGGAAGCTCGATTCGAAGCTCGGTTCGATGCAAGGGAGAATAGGCGCCGCGGAGGGAAGAGATTAGAGCGTGGAAAAGTTTCGCGGGCCCGTGGCGTCGACGATACTCGGTTTAATGTACCGTTATGATCTTTATGGGGGGCGTTTATAGGCCATTACGATTGAGCTTTCACGCCGAAAACGGCGCTACGTCCGCGGCTGGTTCTCGCGGGTATTTCCATCCCTCTCGTGCGCGGTTGATAACTCAGTCTCACCGGGGCCAGAGTTATGCGGTCGTAATTATCGGCCGGATCGCGCACTCGAAATGGATCGTTTCACGCATAATCGATGCCCGGTTCGGCGAACGATATTAAACCGGGGAATAAAAAGGAAGGAGCGGGCGCGCTCGTTAATCGCAGTTGCCCTCTTTCTACCGCGCTAGCACGTTTCCCGCGTTTAATTGCGCCTGCGTATAATTTCCACTTTCACCGACTCTCCTCCGCGACTCTGCGCTCGGCGTAATGAAAATCTCTGGCTAACAGGATCATCAGCGACGAATTAAGCGAATTTGCACTAGTCGCAAAGGCGGTCGCTGCCCTTCCAGGATCTTTAATTAACGAAGCTTATTTTAATCATCCCCGATCAGCCGTGAACcctatctccctctctctctctctctctctctccctctctccacgGTTTAGAGTGCCCGCTTAATAATCTCGTTGGTTGGAAAAACTCGCGACCATGCCATCCCGGGTGCCCCACTCGTCGGTCACCCCGCGATAAATTTTCCAGCGACTCGCGTATCGCTGGCGCAACGAAATTACTCGACGCGCGGTTTTTCAGCGAAATTATCGGCGAGAGTGACGTCGGCGAGATATTatcgggaattttcgcgaaggcgccgcgccgagccgtgGGTGTGCGTCGCGGTCGGATAGCGCGATGACGAAGATAAGGGAAATTGCCGGGGAAAAAAGGATTAACCGGGGCAGTGGGCGTAATTAAGGCCGCGCGTGGAAACGCCGCGTAATATAGATGGCGGTGGATAAATCGACGGCATCTGGCAGTTTGGCGCGAGCTGTGAAGGTTGCCGGACGATTATCTCTGGGAACTGGTAGACGACGAGCCGTGCCTTCGACAAGAAGCGTGTTAATTTTCCCCGGTTGGCCCCTGTTTCGAGATCGCCATGATCGACGACGTTACTCCCATGGGTCCTCGTATTTATGGGGCTGGAGATTAGCTCGCGAGACCCCGGCGTAACCTCTGCACCAGCCACGAGGAAGAGACTTTTACGACATTGCGACGTAATCGAACGGCGTTATCGTCCGCCCTGCCGCATGAGTAACTTTACTGCCTcgcttctccttttttttttctctcttctctacACCTCGCTCGTTTCGCATTCGCGTCACGACTCGGATAGTACCGGAATATCTCGAGCTGCTTCCTCCGCGAGTGGATCGCCAGTGGATTCTCGGTTTACGGGACCGCGAAGGTTCCCGAGGTCGAACCGCGGAGAAGCGAAAGTCCCGAACGTTTCGCGCGAGACGCTGCTAAACATTTGGCGGATGGCGCCGACGGTGCGCTTCGTTCCGTTATTCCGCCGTTCAATTAGTAAAACAAAACCGGCGCACTCCGGCTGGCTTTTACAATTCATAAACCGGATGGAGGGTGGGTCGGGAGCGGCACGGGGAGATGCATTATCGCGCAGCCAGGCAGCGCATTATTTTCGCGATAGGATCGCCGTGGCGCGGCTTCGATTCCCTTAACGAGTAACGCTCGATCGAGCAACGATCTCGCCGGATTTCGAAATCGGTCGAGCGCCGGTGGATCAAACCGTCTGGCCTGTACCCTTCCGCCGCGTAGACGGCCAACAGCGACACGGGGGGTAGATAAAATCTGTATTACGTTTAGGGACGTGGCCATGCGCCTGCGCTCCCCTGCAAACCTATTAACGTGCGTACACACGCGTTGCATCGCAACGCACGCGAGCGGcagcacagagagagagagcgggagagggagagggagagtgaACGTTCCTGGATCCTCGTGATTTACGCGTGCCGATGCTGCTTCGAATTCAAAGCTTCCTATTAACCGGGCGCAGCGCGCGGGATCGGGATCGTGGCGCGCTCTCTACGTTCGTACGAAAtttgaaaaacgattttatcggCGAGAGCCGATTGCAGCGGGCTGGCTGGAGCGGCAGCCGCGATATTTCAGCCGGCAGGGGACAGCCGCGTAATTGCGGCATACATCTCCGCCCCTAATTTCGCTATAAGCTTCGCATTAAGGCGGGAAAAAATCGAGCGAGCCGCGGCTGGTCCGGCGACAAACAATTCGCCTCCGACCCCCGCCGCTTCCATCCACCTCGGCCGTTTTTCTGTCGGTCGCGCCGGTCGCGCCGCTCGGTTCCGCAGCGCTGAGGACACTTTAATCGACAAAATTTCGCAGACACACCGCCGCCACCGGCACCGCCGCGGCCCCGAcataaatttccaattttcgcCACGCAGAAATGGCGAAGAAGTTTAATTGCCGCCGTCCGAAACTTTTAAAGCGTTTCCGCTTGTCGGCTCGGAGCAGCGTCTTGTTCGTCCCTTCGGCAGCGCCGCGCTAAAAACCACCCGTCCAAGCGGTTTTTCCCGTGAAAGCTTCCACCACGCTCTGCCTCTTCTCTCCACTCCTTCGCGCCGTCTCTCCTTGGAATCAATTTTCCTCCGTTAGCGTTATACCGAGCGTCGTGGAAACTTTCGCAAAGTCCGGCCACGTCCGTGTCCCTGATCGACCGTCCGGCTTCTCGCCGATCGGCTCGAATAACCGCGCTCGTCTCGCGCGATACCTCGTATTTCCTTCGCGAGCCGATCTCTTTTCTCGTTCGCGTACGGGCAGCAAGCGGCGAAATTGCCGGATCGGCGGGAAGAGGAGAGGCGGTAACGAGATGGAAAGAGGGTTGAGAGAAGAGCGGCGTCTGTCGGTGGATCTGGCTCGGCTGAACGGGATCGAGCGGTACACTGTTAATCTCGCGCGAACATAACGCGACTATAAATTATCGGAACGAGCGGGCGAGCACTACGTGGAAAGTGTGCTCCCAGGCAGCAGGTCTTCGTAGGCAGCCTCGGAGGATGGTTTATGGACTTGATCTTACGTACTGTTACCTTGATTCTCGGTCATTATCATCGTCGACCTGCACGCGATCAGGAGTTACCGGCGATGCATCGCCGCGGCCAGGAAGTTTGCGCTCTGAAAACACATAGGCGGAGATGGTAATTTCCCCTTCGTCCGGCACGCTTCTGCTGTATTTATTTTGTCAATAATAACGAACGCAAGGGCGGAGCTGTATATTTTCTCGCAGATTCCAGCTCGGCCATTGTATCTTCCCGGAAGCGGAGCTCGGATCTCCGAGAGATCCTCGGATCGTTTAACGCGCTCGTTTCCACCTTCCCCTCGTCTCACTCCGCTTGGTATAGATTGTTTCGACCGAACACGGTTTTCCCCGAATCTCGATGGAGGTTGGGTCCGGTGACGGACGGAAGGAAAACGGCTGGAAGGACGAAAGAGGAGGACGCGGAGGGAGGTTCACGCAAGGTACCGTTGCACTTCCGGAAAGGAAGAGAGTGGGAGGAAGCACGTGGTGGGTGGAAGGGAGGcgaggaaagaaagaagaaggtGTCGGTGGTTGAATAAGGGCGGGAGCGGCGGTCGGGTGCGCGCGCAGCCGGCAGCGTGGCTGCCGCCGGTGGCTCGAGAGGCGGCCGCGTGGTCGGCCCGCTTCAGTAACTCCGATACCTCCGAGCGAGGCAGTCACGTCCGATTTCCAACCCGAGGCGCGCCAAAATTTCTCTTTCCGTCAACACTGCCAACTCGCCTCGACGCGACCCACTCGTCGACCTTCGTTGCCTTTCCAACCATGCGAGCACGCCTTTCCTCCTTCCGCTTCTTCCCACGGTGAACGTTCCGCGCCGTTGTTTATAAACACGATCGACGCGCGTGACCCGACAGGCTCGAAATTCTCTCGCGTATTCCGCGTTGCGAACACCAAGCGAACAGTCAACGAGAAAGACCTTTGAAATTTTTGCCTCGAACGTTCCGACACACGGCTATCGGATATCCGTCTTCCGCGTGATCCAGTGCTCCGTGTGATGTACGTCTGACGTTATCCAGCGATTCCGTTCAGTTCCGTCGTTCACACGGCAAGCGATCGCTATGAAGCCGGCTTACCTCGTCGCGATCCTCTGGTCGCTGGCGATTCCGACGCTCGGCGAGCCCGCGAGCGAACCCTCGAAAGCCAGAGTGACAGTGCTGAAATGCTGTCAACGGCAGGAGGTGCTGGTGAAAGAATCGGACAGCGAAGCAGACGCGAGGACTCGTTGCAACGGGACGAAGAACAATTGGAAACCCGTCATCTACTCGCCGTCGAAGCGTGGGATGTTGGACCATCCGCCAGCGGAATGGGACATCGTGGAGGGAAAGAGGCCGGTGTGCGACGAGAGCTCGGTGTTGACCTACGTGCCCTACAGGGTCACCAATCCGTTCGTGCTCATGGAAGACGGCCACGTGCTTCTGGACATTCACATGATCGACAGCGTCGGCCCGGACGAGTATTGCGCCGATTCGAACGCTTTGCTGGTTTGCACGAAGAAGAAGATGGAAGGGAACCACGCGGCCGCGACCATGAGGCCGAGGGTCAGAAAGTGCTGCGGAAAGGACGCGGCGTTCTACGAGGAAATGTGAGTGTTTCTCTGGGTTTTTGTTGACACTCGGCTCGGTTCACCCGATACGGACGGTAATCAGAGGACACGTCGACCCGTAGTTCGATAATTCCCTCACGCCCGACTATTTGTGTTTTCTCCGCCATACGTCCCGAGACGCGTTCCGACTTGTTTTCCCGCCGCAGAGTTAATATTTGTATTACGACCACGTAAGTGCACCCCGATACGGCACGCGTACCGTTCGCGAGTGTCATTGCCGTACGTAAAaacacaaattaaattcatatgGGCCAGCGTTCGAACGAAACTGCATAATTTAGACGAGCCACGCGGGTGAATCGATATTCCTTGCAGACAAATATTCGAGTGATTTGTATTCTAGCGGCGGCGGCATCGGAGCCGAGAGGAACGCCGGGCTACTAGCTTCGGGAATAACTGTAATCGCTCGGTCGGTTACACGAAATTTATCGGTTTACCCGCGACGGGTGTATTTTTATCGAGAGGCGCCGGTTGTCGTTTGACGCCGGGCCTGGCgggggaaaaaaaaggaaaataattGATGGAAAGTTGCGAACGGTTTCTCTCGAAAATGCGCTGTTTGCGACGCAAGCGTGACGCTCGAGTAAACAAAAAATGCCGGGCTCCGCTTTTAATCGCGCTCCCAATCGCTCAGGCTTGGGCGTTCCGTGGACTTTGTTGGCATTCTGTGTAGCCAGCCAGCGCGTTTCCTAGATAAATTCTTGCGATACGATATATACACctccctttcttttctttttccgcTCGTGACGCCTGGTAGCGGTTCGAGTTCTTGCTCTTTCGCACCGGTTCCATTCCTTCGCCTAACCGCCTAACGCTCCTTTCCCTCTTCCACCATCTTTCTATTAATTTATCTATTCGGTTCGCCGCCGAATATCCCTTGCGATACGCGGAACGTCGCGGAAGGGAAATTCGAAAGTTCGTATCCGCTTGGCGAACTTGCCGGTATTACGGATAACTTTCCCGATTAATCGACCGGAGAACAGGCCAAACTTTCCTCGTGCCGGAGAAAAATCGGCTGTTCCGAAACAAAGAATTCGCTGTCAGCCTAGAAGCTGTTAAGCAAGCTTCTCTTACTCAATCCGCCAGTAGATAAAAACCTGTGAATTTCTGAATCATCGCTCTTTAACGCCTGGACTCGCGTTACCCAATCCTTTCACCTCGACTTCAACGTACTCGAATGCATTCGTAGATGACTCCTACCGCGCTCTATCCATCTTACCTTTCCCAACCTCCGCCATTCTTTCCTCTCTTTCCTTCTTTTCCCCGATTACACCCTCGCGTTCCGGAAGAAAGCGGAAGTAACGgaaaatcttcgtttcagacacTCGTGCTCGGACCTGAAGGAAACCGCGAACCCGACGCCTCTGCTGCCAAACGCGTCCGTAGCCGTGGAGATAGTGGCCGGGTTCCCCAACTGTCCCCACTCGGACAACTTGACGATTTTGGGCGACGCTAAGGACTCGGTACTGCTACCGGACGGCGGCATGGAAATCGACGGCGTCACCTTACCCACCAGCCATTTCTGCGTGGAAAGGATCAAGGAACTGAACCAGGTGTCCAAGGTCTTCGCGTGCTCGGAGCACGCGTCGCAGAGGTGagttctctcctctctttctgccCGTGTGCTTGGTAAACACGCGTCAGTCGCGTGCCGAGTGAAGAAATTTCTATCGGGAACCGACGCGAATCGAAAAATCGAGTATACGACCCGAGAAGTTTACGGAGGTAGCTGGTACGCCGAGGATGTCGGAGAAAAAACTGGCGTCGCGAAAAATCGCGTTACGCAACCTTCGGATCACGTACGATCAGCCACTCGCGTGCATCGGAACGCGTATCGCAAACCGAACATCGCACGCGAGATAAGATACGAGAATGCAAGATCGCGCCTCGACCGAAGCTAAGAAACCTCGAGTTTTCCTTCCAACGATCCCTGTCGTTCGATTCTCGCGCGAAGCCTACGAAATAACCAAAATCGTCGGCTCGTTTCCCGACTCTGAGAGAGTATGCGGGCGTTATGTAAAAGCCAGACGCAATTTATGAATCAGGTTGGTTCGCAGCCGCGTTCCACCAGGTGTGCTACCTGTATTTACATTCTCACGACTGGCGTGCTAAAAACCGCGCAGCGGGAGAATCGGTTGCGACGACGCGAAAGATAGACTTTTAACGTTAACAGCGCCAGACATCCTCGTAACCGTAGGCGCGATCTTTTTCTATTTTCCCACTTGTTCCCCGGCGAGGCTAGTCCGATTTCCTCTCGTTAGCGCTTCTCGTTTCTCCGCGCGCGCCTCCTCGAACGACTGCAACCAACGTTCTACTCGACGGAGCGCGTTTCTTCGTTAAACGAAATTAAAGTAACGAACGAAAGCCGCGACGAGTTTCTCCGGCCGGAGGAGGAAAGTGAAGGAAAACCCGGCGACCGGTAAACATCTCCGCGATGATCAttttttcccctttattttcgATCGATCGACAATCGGCCGATTCACGGTGTCGGAGAGGGCGAGCCGCGCGGCTCGAAGCGCGTCTCGAAGCGCGTCCTACTTGCAGGCCCGAGGCACGAATCGACTTTTTGTCCGGCCGAGTATCGGCTGTCTCGATCTGGATTTATCGTACGGCTTAATTGCACGCTGCACGGTGTATACCCAAGTCCGGCCAGCCGCTTCTCCACTTCGACAACTGGAGAAAAAGTCGGTTCCCTCACTTTCACTCCTCTCGCCAAGAATTTCTAGGTCACATCCGCGCGGCGTAATGCGCCGCGTTAGCCGCGTTTCCGCTCGGAATCGGCCGCGTCGCCGACGCCCGATCGTATCGGCTGATCGTCGAGAGTGTTTCAGCGTCGCGGTCTACGGATCCGAAAACCCGTCTTCCCTCGCGGAGATGGATAATTTTGTGCACGTGAAATAAGGTTTGTACCTTTGAAACGCAATCCTTTCGAACTTCCCGTCCAGACGAGTTCCCGTGTGAAAAATCGTCGCGTCTGCGAGGGGTTAGCCCTGTTAAACGAGCCGAGAGGGAGACAATGAAGAGCAGACGATGGAGGACGATTGTATTCCGATGGAACTCGTTGGATAGGGATACCATTTTTATACTCTCGTTTCGCGCATATTCATCGAGCCACGAG
This portion of the Lasioglossum baleicum unplaced genomic scaffold, iyLasBale1 scaffold1264, whole genome shotgun sequence genome encodes:
- the LOC143220597 gene encoding putative G-protein coupled receptor Mth-like 1, which gives rise to MEVGSGDGRKENGWKDERGGRGGRFTQVPSFTRQAIAMKPAYLVAILWSLAIPTLGEPASEPSKARVTVLKCCQRQEVLVKESDSEADARTRCNGTKNNWKPVIYSPSKRGMLDHPPAEWDIVEGKRPVCDESSVLTYVPYRVTNPFVLMEDGHVLLDIHMIDSVGPDEYCADSNALLVCTKKKMEGNHAAATMRPRVRKCCGKDAAFYEEIHSCSDLKETANPTPLLPNASVAVEIVAGFPNCPHSDNLTILGDAKDSVLLPDGGMEIDGVTLPTSHFCVERIKELNQVSKVFACSEHASQRPIMQAADIRFTLYPVGFIISAVFLAATLAAGWLLPASHHVLHWRCQTHHVTCLMLGDLLMAIIQLAGDSLHGGSCKAIEANWRRIGGQGDSRGNKDLRATVVNHAKADDAERAISREINEGSSEGTEVASGTRTAVRFDPAGTAKFPPGSPVRLTDRPDCGLFVLSPDALFSRSSSTVHRTLPFLRFPPGPVYYLFPYQTPSVETRLFFAGTRPNVRDTRRKEKITPPGSHVAGQMSISGFAGLSRVSTETTKKMVITSRLSSEMLFSFARLRNRVAL